A window of Limosilactobacillus sp. WILCCON 0051 genomic DNA:
CATCAGCAATTGCTTTTTGCAGATGCTGATTTTTGGTTCCTGGGATCAGCGTTCCGGCTGCCGTCGCCGTGGTAATCGTGCACAAGCCGGCGATGATCTGAATCTTGATCGGTACGTCATTAGCAGCCAGCTGAACGTTTTTTGGCAGTATCTGTCCAGGCGCCAGCTGCCAGCCATCCGGCAGTGCTGGCAATTCAACCAGCTGATCGGTCTTGCCGCGTAAATAGTAATCCGAACCGACTTGTGTATTGCCATCCATAAAACGTACGGTCTGAACGGCATCATTGGCGGTAAACGTAATCGTCTGTGTCTGATCAGCGTCGTTGACCGTAACTGTCTTGGCTGCTACCTGACTGCTGGGTGTATAGCCGGGATAAAGACTGTCGACATCGATGCCATCCCAAACCGCATTGGTCGTCTGCCAGTTTGTATAGCCAACCAGCGTCCCGACGACCTCATCGACGATCGCGCGCCGCGTAAAGCGTACGATCTGAGTAATGATTTTTTGACTGCTGGCTTTGGGATCGACAATCGTAATCGTGCGGGTGACTGCTTTGTTTAAATCATCATAGCCAACGCCAGCTGGATAAAACTTAGTCGGATTGTCAGGCAATGGATCGGTAACCGTTTTGGGAGCGGTCGGCTCAACATAGATGCGCGCATACTCAATATTGATCGTGATGTCTTGAGCGCCGTCTGCCCCAAAGACAACCGCCTTTTTCGTGCTGCCGTCAGTAATCAGCCATTCTGCTGGCGCGCTTAACTCAACGATCTTGGTTTCGCCAGTATGACCCGTGACTTCCTGTGACTTGATGACATTGCCCTGGCTGTTGACATAGTTGATGTGCATTGTATGCTGATCCGCGGTAAACGTAACGGCAATGATGATATCTTCAGATTCGGCATTGGGAGAAAACTGGGCAATCTGGGTTCCAGTCTGCCCATCAATCAGCATCGTATAGCCTTTTTTCTGATAGCTGCCAAGGTCAAGCTCGGCAAAGAAAGCCGCGGTACCGTTAACGACCTGCCAGGCAGTATAAGTCGTCTCATGCGTCGTTTCATCCGTTATCGCTGTCCGCGTAAAGCTGACCTTCTGCTGAATCGTCTGCTTGGTCTGATCAGGATTAGTAAGCTGAATGGTTCGAGTAACGGTTTTTTCGACTGCCGTTGAGGTGATGGTATGCTTGATCTTGATGATGGTATCTGGCGTTTGGGTTCCCGCAAACGTAATCTGAGCTGGCAAGGTGCCAGAAACGATCTCCCAGCCATTCGGCACCTGAATGTTAACATTAACGGTCTCATCGGTTTTACCGTTGATGGTTGATGACTGAATCAGATTGCCATTTTCATCCTCAAAGATAATATGCGTAGTCTGTGGCTGGGCAACATAACTGATCGTATATGTATTTGAAATGCGCTGGGCCGGCGTCAGACTGCTGATCGTTGGCGTAGTTACCGTTATGTAGCCGGGCTTGGCAACTGTCTGCGCAATCGCGGCTTGAATAGTTGCGATTTCTTCTTGTTCATTTTTGTAGACCCGGCTAATTGAAATGGTCTTGGTCGTGCCATCTGCCAGCTTGACGCTGAACGCATGCCGTCGTGAAGGCTCATCTTTGCCGGTCATATAGTTAAAGCTGGCCAGTTCAGAATTAAGAATGTTCAACAGATTGGCATCCTTCAGATCGGTAAAGACCAGCAGCGGGATGTCACCACTGCGCGTTGCATAAAAATCGTTAGCCTGCAGCTTATAATTGGCCGTCTGCGGCAGCTTGACCTGATTCATCGTCAAGACGAACCCAAACGAGGCCACGTCTTCATTATCGCCCTTACTCTTTTGCAGCGTGCCCGCGTTGGCAAAAAGATACTGCGTCCGCGACTGCTTAGCCATTTTAGTCAGGTTCCAGTTTGAGATGTTCAGATTGGTAATTCCAGCGTAATAGAATAAATGACTAAGCTTGGTCAGCGACGTGGTGTTCCAGCCTGACAGATCCAGCGTCAGCGGCCATTCGCAAGCATTATCAAACGCCTGGGAAAACATATAGTCCATATTGGAGACTTTCTGGACGTCCCATTTTTCAATACTGTCCAAAGTGCTCAGCTTCGACGTGCCATTAAACATATAGGACATATCCGTTACTTTGCCAGTGTTCCAATTACCGAGTCCCGTGATCCGCACCAGCTCGCGATCACTGTCAAACATCCGCGCCATACTGGTAACCTGCGAAACATCCAGCCCGCCTAAATCAAACGACTTGACGCGACAAGTATACTGATTCAGATAGTTATCGTCATAGCCGCTGAAAGCCGCTTTCCAGTTACCTTTGGCGATCAGTTTGCCGTCCCCATCTGATGAAATGATCAGCTCGCTTAACTGACGGTTCTGCTTGAGCAGGTTGTGAATCACGCTGGCCGCGATCGTCACGCTTTGACCAGCCTGAATCTTGCCAGCCTGATAAAAATCATAGTTATTAGGAACAGTAATCGTGGTCAGATCCGTGCTTTTACCGATATAGGTCACGTTTCCCTTGGCATCAACCTGCCAGTCCTTAGTTAGGGCCTGATAATCGGTAGTTGAGACTGCCAGCTCGTTGGCTGAAGCAATGGCTGCTGTCTTTAACCGAGCCGTGTTGGCTGCTGAACTGGCTGATTTAATCTGACTGCTGCTTAGATTCAGACCTGTACTTTCATTTACCACCGAACCAGCGCTAGAACTCTTATTTTCAGAACCGGCGCTTTGATTTGGCGCTGTTGAGTTGGATGAATTATTTGGGCTAGCGGCTATTGAGTCATTGGCTGCCGCGGCTGGGCTTTTTTGACTGGCATCAGCTGCTGAGTCGCTTCTTGTCGTGGCTGCATCACTGCCGACTGAAGATTCCGTTGCACTGCTGATGCTTTTTTCAGCAAGCGTTGCGGTACTGGCTGACGCTGCGCTTACGGAAGCTTGACTGCTTTCATTTGTGACGACAATATCGGCTTTCGTCTCGGTTTGAGTCACCGGGCCGGCAAGCATTTGGGCATTGCCGCTGACCGGTATATCAGTCGTATCGGCCTTGACGCTATGAGCAGCCAGACTCATCCCCATTGCTACTGCTCCGGCAGAAATCGCCACGCGTTTCAAAACCGCGCGATTTAAAAAATAGCGGCAGATCTGACATGACGTAAGCCAATTCTTACCGGCTTTATACATTTTGACGCGGCAAGTGCGGTCAGTTTCCGTCTCCCTTCCTAATCGTTGCAACTTGTTCATTGAAATTCCCCCATTTCAATCTGCCTAAACGACAAGCAGATCGTTTTCATCAACATACTGATCGTTTCTTTAGAAGACTAATATTTTACTACAATCACATTATATTACACTTATGGATCCGCTTGCATTGTTTTAGAATCTTAAGTCAATGTCGGCCGTTTAAAATTAATGACAACATTTATGACAATTTAAGTTCTTCTTATATATAATTAAAATATTATAATGATGAAACTAGGGGATGAATGCATGAATGAGCTGACAAAAAGACATCTGCTGATCATTGGACAGACTGGCAGCGGCAAGACAACCTCGACGTTAACGCTGCTGGATCATTTGCAAAGCAGCGGTCAAGCCAATATTGTCCTGGATCCTACCGGTGAATACGCGCAGCTGCCAAATGCCATCGTTTATCGCTTGGGAGAGAATGCCTACCTGGAACCTGGTGAATTTTCGGCTGCTCAGTTGATTGAGGCGCTGGGACTGCATTTTGACGAACGTCTCAACACAGCCGCCGCCTCAGCAGTCAATGACCTGCGCATTCAAAACAATCTGCTAAATCATCCTGGCTGCTATCAGCGTATCAGCCAGCCAATCGCTGCTCACCAGCAGGAACTGGAAAAACTTGGTCGCTGGTCAAAATCATATGCCGTTCAGCTGCTGCCCGACCAGTTAATTGAAGAATTGGTGATCCCATATGACGATCAGCGCGCCGACTATCAGCTGCTTGGCCAGACCTATGACCGGCAGCTGATCGCGGCAGCATGGCCCAAAATCATTCAGCTAAGAGAATTGCTGGCCAGCTTGGCAGTGCGGAAATTGTTCGGTACGATTCATCAGCCTCAGCAGGTTAAAACCGAGCTCAATTTCGTGCTGCAGATGTTTTTAAATCAGCGCAGCGCCCACAAAACGCTGGTAATCGACCTTTCCGCGCTGAAAACGCTCGCGATTGGTCAACGGGCCGTCATCTCGCTGTTAATGAAACGCATCCTGGAGCACCGTCTGCAGCATAACGCGGCTTTTCCCGTCAACATTATAATTGATGAGGCTCACCGCTATCTCCCAGCCAACGAGACCAAGCTGGCTGAAAACGGAATTTTTCAAGTTCTGCGTGAAGGTCGCAAGGTTGGACTCAACATGATTCTAACCACGCAATCACCATTAGACCTGCCAGCCAAACTGCGCTCTCAGTTTCCTAATCTGCTGGTTCACCATCTGGCCAGTCCCGAAGAAATCAGCAGTCTCAATCTGGATGCACAATTAGTCGCCACCGTCAGCGGACTGGGGATCGGTCAAGCTGTTGCCTGTCAATTAAATCAGCCGCCACGCGTAATCGACGTACCGCTGCCTGGCTGGTTAAACAACAAGGGGGATTTTTAAATGTGCCTGTTCATCGTTTTGATGGTTTTATTTTTAATCGCCGCGGGAATCGTAATGGCGATGGCCACGACGTTTATGTGGGCCGTTATTTTTGCCGTAGTCTGCGGAATTCTGGTCTATAGCATGCTGGCCTGGCTGTTTCGTTGGTATCGCAGCGCGGCCATGGTTGATCGTCCTTCCAGTCGTTCGGCCCTGCTATATACGATCGTTATTATCTTGATTTTAATTGGGATCGTAAAATGGCATGACCACCGTACTGACCATCGCTTCGACTATGCGCAGCCGCAGATCATCCAGATCGAATCGGCAGCTGCCAAAAAATCCTGATTAAAAAGAGCCGGCAGTTTCTGCCGACTCTTTTTTATTCCATTACTTAATTTTTCACCAGATGCAGCTGGTCGTTTGACTGGGCAATAACCATGCCTTGTCCAAAACAGCTGTGTTATTTTTAACCATCACGTTGATCAAGAGCCGACTGAGTTAAGTTTCAGGCCCTGACTGCTTAATTTAGCCAGTTTACCAGCAAAATGGGTTTGCAAATGATCATTCAACAGCTATCATTTAATGCAAATCCAATCTTCACATCATTTTATAATCAAAGAGGTGAAATGCATGCCATCTTTTGATATTCGACCATACATCCAGCAAACGCCAGCCCAGGTCCGCCAAAAGATTCGTACTGGTCAAATCGACTTTCCCACTGCTGGCATGGCAGCCGGCTACGCGCAGGCCAATCTGGTAATTCTGCCGCAAATCTATGCTCGTGATTTTCGTGAATGGATCCGGCAAAATCCGCAAGCCTGCCCCTTATTAGAAACCATTGAACTAGCCCCACTGACCAAAACGATTGCCCGGCATGCCAATATCTGCACGGACATCCCGCGTTATCGAATCTATGAAAATGGCCGGTTTACCAAAGAAGCAACGGATGTCAGTGAGTACTGGCATCCTGATATGGTCGGTTTTTTAATCGGCTGCTCATTTTCTTTTGAAGAAGCCCTGCTCAAAGCTGGCATCGAGATTCGGCATCTAACTGAAAAGCATAACGTCCCCATGTACAAAACTAGCGTAATGACCAATCCCGTCGGCCGTTTCAAGGGTCCCATGGTGGTTTCAATGCGGCCCATGTCGCCGGCTAAAGCTCAGCTGGCCCGCCAGATTACGGCACAGATGCCAAACGTTCACGGCGCGCCATTGCAGATCGGCAATCCCCAGGCAATCGGAATCGCTGACCTTGCTCATCCGGACTATGGCGATGCTGATTCAATCAAGCCTGGTGAGGTGCCGGTCTTTTGGCCATGCGGCGTTACTCCCCAGGCAGCCATTGAAAACGCTGGCCTCCCATTAGTAATTACTCACGCGCCGGGGCACATGTTTATTACCGATGTCAAGAATGCTGATCTCAATGCGTACCTTGACGCGCATCAGCCAAAATAGCCCAAAGCAGCGGATTGGCATCCAATCAAATGCCAGCAGCTGACCAAATCAAAAATGCACTGCCGCGAAAAGTTCAAGCCAGTGCATTTTTTGATTAAAACTAGTCAATCAGCGAGTGATAGCGCGTATAAGAAACTGGCTGATCAAGCTCCAGATTCATTGAAACGATCGGCTTGCCATCATGCTGCTCTTGACGGGCTGATCCCGGCATATAGCGACACGTGCCTAAATAGTAAAAGGTCTTGTCGTCATCAGCATCTGATTTTTTGACAAAGAGTGCCAGCTGCCGCTTGCCATCCATAAACTTCTTGACATCAGGACTGTCCAGGCGCCGCTTGCCCTTAGAAAAGTAGTGCATGACGTGATCGTTTAAAAATTGATCCTCATACTGAATCGAGCGGCTGATGTTTTTAGCCTTATGGTAAGTAACAAAAATCACGCCATCATGCTCATTAAAAAAGTAGCCGCCAATATTTTGCGCAGTTGTATTGACCGCATTGTTGACCAGGCGCATGACGTCTTTGCGCGTGTACTTCTCACCCAGCGTAAACCGCTGATCCGCTTGGTAGCGTTTGGCCCGCAAAAGCCCGGTCTTGATGCCATCTTGCCAAAGGCGGCTGAACCACGCATCGTTTTTTAGCGAATCGCGCAGCTCATCATTTAGCCGATAGTTCCGCGCTGTCTGATCAAAAATCACGATTGGGCGGCCGCCATAATCAGCACGAGACGGCGCGGCATTCTTATTGTAAAAGGTTAGATCCAAAACGCGCCGCATCGAAGCCAGCGTTGCCTCATCAACCAGACAGCCGGCCTCTTTTAGCTGCTGCATAAGCTCTTTTTCCGTAACCGTCGTCTGACTCAGCAAGTCATCCAATAAGATCAGCTCGTGACGCCGCTTGCCATTTAACAGTTCCGCGTCCAAGAAGGTCAGCAGGCGATTTTCATAATCACTGATCTCAACCGGTTCTTTTTCGCCAATCAAAAACTGCGCGTAGTTCTTCTTTTTATTGGCCAAAATCTCGGGATCAATCGAATCGGCAGTCATAAAGTCAAGCAAGCGCGGCACGCGGCCAACGCGATATTTCATGTTTTGGTAGACGGTCCTTAGTTTGCGCATGTCATCCAGCTTCACCTGACGCAGCGACTGATAGATCCGTTCCTTGGCAATCTCATCAAACGCAATCGTTGACAGACCAATCGTCGGCTCAATCTCAACGGTTTCCCGCGCGCTGTCTTTGGAGTATGAGGCATCCCCCGTCAAGGCAATCGGGATCATGTAGCTATTCTTATAGTTGCCGATAAAGTCAAGCACCTCAACGTAGTCCTTATCCTTAGCCTTCCGCAGACCACGACCCAGCTGCTGGACGTAGACGATGCTGGAATTGGTGCTGCGCAGAAAAACGACTTGATTGACGCATGGAATATCGATACCCTCGTTAAAAAGATCGACCGTGACGATATACTCGATCTGACCGCTTTCCAGTTCCTTGACCACCTGCTGCCGAACGCTCATTGAATCCGCACCGGCCAGGGCCTTAGCTGGATGATGCTGCCTGGTCAATTCTGCTGCCAGCTGATTGGCCTCCTGCACCGTCGCACAAAAGATCAAGCCATGCAGTTTGGAACCCGAATAGCCATAGTATTCTGTCTGCTGCAGAATATAGCGCACCCGTTCCGCGCTGGTCAGATGCTCGATTGCCTGAACCTCTTTTTTATGATGGCTGGCGGCATTTTGATAGCTGGCAATCTCATCATTGACCTTGGTATCGGCAAACTGATAGTCACTGATGCCGACATAATGAAACGGACACAGCATGTCGGCTTCCAAGGCCTGCTGCAGTCTGATCTCATAGGCAACGTTATAGTCGAACAGCTCAAAGATACTGAAATCGTCATTCCGTTCTGGGGTAGCCGTCATCCCGAGATAAAATTTAGGCTTGAAATAATGCATGATCTTTTGATAGGATCTGGCACCAGCATGATGAACCTCATCAACCAGAATATAGTCAAACTCGGTCGGCGAAAACTCCTGTAGACGTGCATCGTCCTGCAGTGTCTGAACCGTGGCAAACAGGTACTTGGCATCTTTTTCATGCGCATTGCCCGTGTACAGACCATAGTCATGCTTTGATCCGCCAATTACTTTTTGAAAGCTGCGAGCCGATTTACGCAGAATTTCTTCACGATGGGCTAAAAACAGCATCCGCTTTGGCTTGGCACTGCGCACGTCAAACGCTCCCAGATAGGTCTTGCCCGTCCCCGTTGCTGAAATCACCAGGCCACGATCCTTGCCGGCTTCACGCAGCTGAGCAATCTGTGCCAGGGCATCTTTTTGCATCTGATTAGGTTCGAT
This region includes:
- a CDS encoding ATP-binding protein produces the protein MNELTKRHLLIIGQTGSGKTTSTLTLLDHLQSSGQANIVLDPTGEYAQLPNAIVYRLGENAYLEPGEFSAAQLIEALGLHFDERLNTAAASAVNDLRIQNNLLNHPGCYQRISQPIAAHQQELEKLGRWSKSYAVQLLPDQLIEELVIPYDDQRADYQLLGQTYDRQLIAAAWPKIIQLRELLASLAVRKLFGTIHQPQQVKTELNFVLQMFLNQRSAHKTLVIDLSALKTLAIGQRAVISLLMKRILEHRLQHNAAFPVNIIIDEAHRYLPANETKLAENGIFQVLREGRKVGLNMILTTQSPLDLPAKLRSQFPNLLVHHLASPEEISSLNLDAQLVATVSGLGIGQAVACQLNQPPRVIDVPLPGWLNNKGDF
- a CDS encoding putative hydro-lyase; this translates as MPSFDIRPYIQQTPAQVRQKIRTGQIDFPTAGMAAGYAQANLVILPQIYARDFREWIRQNPQACPLLETIELAPLTKTIARHANICTDIPRYRIYENGRFTKEATDVSEYWHPDMVGFLIGCSFSFEEALLKAGIEIRHLTEKHNVPMYKTSVMTNPVGRFKGPMVVSMRPMSPAKAQLARQITAQMPNVHGAPLQIGNPQAIGIADLAHPDYGDADSIKPGEVPVFWPCGVTPQAAIENAGLPLVITHAPGHMFITDVKNADLNAYLDAHQPK
- a CDS encoding DEAD/DEAH box helicase, yielding MAGVDYDQILKRLRSGDNDQLVEEIHGSLLNGYVDQDEFATVGDLGPKLLTNQAGNQIWNQLRHELQTCRSYIFAVAFVTDAMISCLKPVFKQLADHGVQGRLLTSDYLYFNQPKAFNELLKIPGLTVRIAKVDGFHQKGYIFQHDGYQTIIIGSANLTENALMRNYEWSLQVNSLNNGDITRQVSENIEDEWRNAQPLTNQWIAQYQLIYQKNHQAAQTVAKMVKNGQPEINDERIEPNQMQKDALAQIAQLREAGKDRGLVISATGTGKTYLGAFDVRSAKPKRMLFLAHREEILRKSARSFQKVIGGSKHDYGLYTGNAHEKDAKYLFATVQTLQDDARLQEFSPTEFDYILVDEVHHAGARSYQKIMHYFKPKFYLGMTATPERNDDFSIFELFDYNVAYEIRLQQALEADMLCPFHYVGISDYQFADTKVNDEIASYQNAASHHKKEVQAIEHLTSAERVRYILQQTEYYGYSGSKLHGLIFCATVQEANQLAAELTRQHHPAKALAGADSMSVRQQVVKELESGQIEYIVTVDLFNEGIDIPCVNQVVFLRSTNSSIVYVQQLGRGLRKAKDKDYVEVLDFIGNYKNSYMIPIALTGDASYSKDSARETVEIEPTIGLSTIAFDEIAKERIYQSLRQVKLDDMRKLRTVYQNMKYRVGRVPRLLDFMTADSIDPEILANKKKNYAQFLIGEKEPVEISDYENRLLTFLDAELLNGKRRHELILLDDLLSQTTVTEKELMQQLKEAGCLVDEATLASMRRVLDLTFYNKNAAPSRADYGGRPIVIFDQTARNYRLNDELRDSLKNDAWFSRLWQDGIKTGLLRAKRYQADQRFTLGEKYTRKDVMRLVNNAVNTTAQNIGGYFFNEHDGVIFVTYHKAKNISRSIQYEDQFLNDHVMHYFSKGKRRLDSPDVKKFMDGKRQLALFVKKSDADDDKTFYYLGTCRYMPGSARQEQHDGKPIVSMNLELDQPVSYTRYHSLID